One segment of Solanum stenotomum isolate F172 chromosome 1, ASM1918654v1, whole genome shotgun sequence DNA contains the following:
- the LOC125866626 gene encoding putative clathrin assembly protein At1g03050, with translation MGPSKLRQAIGAVKDQTSISLAKVGSSASLSDLEVAIVKATRHDEYPPEERHIREILSLTSYSRAYVGACVNFLSRRLSKTKNWVVALKALMLIHRLLCDGDPSYEEEIFFATRRGTRLLNMSDFRDSRSNSWDCSAFVRSYALYLDEHLEFRMQNRRGKRSAFAYNDDDDEEEVRHNARGIKATPLREMKNDRVFSRIHHLMQLLERFLACRPAGSAKNNRVVIAALYALVKESFQLYYDLTEITTLLFDKFIELSIPDSVKVLEIFFRINKQYEEIEQFYDWSKTVGVTRTTEYPDIDIIPPKKLERMDDLIREKSFREQSRKAMRNEPTAEHVQETKRQEPKTEPEEDMNAIKALPAPEVLPEEKTEEEEKKVKKTQEEGDLLNLGEDVPTSEEHGDQLALALFDGGQATTNPATSISPWQAFNDSGDWETALVQSASHLSNQKTSLPGGFDTLMLNGMYQQGAVSQAVACSGVVATGSASSVALGSAGRPAMLALPAPPTANGGANTAAPGTDPFAASLAIAPPAYVQMSEMEKKQRLLMEEQLMWQEYQKNGMQGQVGFANAQPNPYPYNIGGYRQTF, from the exons ATGGGTCCAAGCAAGCTTAGACAAGCAATAGGGGCAGTAAAGGACCAGACGAGCATAAGTTTGGCAAAAGTAGGCAGCAGCGCCTCCTTGTCCGATCTTGAAGTTGCCATCGTGAAGGCGACCCGACATGATGAGTACCCACCGGAGGAGAGACATATAAGGGAgattctaagcttgacttcttATTCTCGAGCCTATGTTGGTGCATGTGTCAATTTCCTTTCCAGACGCCTTAGCAAGACCAAGAATTGGGTTGTGGCGCTTAAGGCACTCATGTTGATCCATAGGCTGTTATGTGATGGAGATCCATCCTATGAGGAAGAGATTTTCTTTGCCACAAGGCGAGGAACAAGGCTTCTTAACATGTCTGATTTTCGTGACTCCAGATCTAACTCCTGGGATTGTTCTGCTTTTGTACGATCTTATGCTTTGTACCTTGACGAACATTTGGAGTTTAGGATGCAGAACCGTAGGGGAAAACGCAGTGCATTTGCAtacaatgatgatgatgatgaagaagaggtTCGCCATAATGCCAGGGGTATAAAAGCTACACCCCTCAGGGAAATGAAGAATGATCGAGTTTTCTCAAGGATTCATCATCTCATGCAACTTCTTGAGCGATTCTTAGCCTGTCGACCTGCAG GTTCTGCAAAGAACAATCGAGTGGTGATTGCGGCTCTATATGCATTAGTGAAGGAAAGTTTCCAGCTATATTATGATTTAACAGAAATCACGACTCTCTTGTTTGATAAGTTCATAGAACTATCAATCCCAGACTCTGTGAAGGTTCTTGAGATTTTCTTCAGAATTAATAAGCAATATGAGGAGATTGAACAGTTCTACGATTGGAGTAAAACAGTTGGAGTTACACGCACTACTGAATATCCAGATATTGACATCATTCCACCTAAGAAACTCGAGCGTATGGATGACCTTATACGAGAAAAGTCCTTCAGGGAACAGAGCAGGAAGGCAATGCGGAACGAACCAACTGCTGAGCACGTTCAAGAAACTAAAAGGCAAGAACCTAAAACTGAACCGGAAGAGGACATGAATGCAATTAAGGCATTACCAGCACCAGAGGTATTACCAGAAGAAAAGACAGAGGAAGAGGAAAAGAAGGTGAAGAAAACCCAAGAAGAAGGAGACTTGTTAAACTTGGGTGAAGATGTTCCAACTTCGGAAGAACATGGAGATCAACTGGCATTAGCGTTGTTTGATGGTGGTCAAGCAACGACCAATCCTGCAACAAGCATTTCACCATGGCAAGCGTTCAACGATTCAGGAGATTGGGAGACAGCACTCGTTCAGTCTGCGAGTCATTTGTCAAACCAGAAGACCTCCCTCCCTGGAGGCTTCGACACATTAATGCTCAATGGCATGTACCAACAAGGAGCAGTGTCTCAGGCAGTAGCCTGCTCAGGTGTCGTGGCTACTGGAAGTGCAAGCAGCGTTGCACTTGGCTCAGCAGGACGGCCAGCAATGCTAGCATTGCCTGCACCTCCAACCGCAAATGGTGGAGCTAATACAGCCGCACCAGGCACAGATCCTTTTGCAGCTTCACTGGCAATAGCTCCACCAGCATATGTTCAGATGTCCGAGATGGAGAAGAAACAGAGACTACTAATGGAAGAGCAGCTAATGTGGCAAGAGTATCAAAAAAATGGAATGCAAGGACAGGTAGGATTTGCCAATGCGCAGCCAAACCCTTACCCGTATAACATTGGTGGTTACAGACAAACCTTCTAA
- the LOC125842698 gene encoding peroxidase 43-like, whose translation MALIFFILILSHLVGVSHAQLKVGFYGKTCPEAENIVSTVVRQVAASSQKVAPVLLRLHFHDCFVQGCDGSILLENGEIGERHAFGHQGVQGFEVIERAKEEIEKVCPGIVSCADIVALAARDAVVLANGPSYEVETGRRDGVISNLTLADNMPDVSESIQILKAKFSQKGLSEKDLVVLSGAHTIGTTACFFMTERLYKFVPGGGSDPSIDPSFLPELMGACPRNGDVNARLPMDRGSGEEFDNNILQNVRSGFAVLRSDASLYEDVDTRNIVDSYFGIFSPFFGTSFEDDFANAMVKMGRIDVLTGKQGKIRSVCSTF comes from the exons ATGGCACTCATATTTTTCATTCTAATTTTAAGCCATCTAGTAGGGGTATCACATGCCCAACTAAAAGTTGGTTTTTATGGCAAAACATGTCCTGAAGCTGAGAACATTGTTAGCACTGTTGTACGTCAAGTTGCTGCCTCCAGCCAAAAAGTTGCTCCTGTTTTGCTTAGGCTTCATTTCCATGATTGTTTTGTTCAG GGGTGTGATGGATCAATTTTGTTAGAAAATGGGGAAATTGGAGAAAGGCATGCATTTGGACATCAAGGAGTTCAAGGATTTGAAGTAATTGAAAGAGCCaaagaagaaatagaaaaagTGTGTCCTGGCATTGTGTCTTGTGCTGATATTGTTGCTTTGGCCGCTAGAGAtgctgttgttttg GCAAATGGACCTTCATACGAGGTGGAAACAGGAAGAAGAGATGGAGTGATATCAAATTTAACATTAGCAGATAACATGCCGGATGTTAGCGAGTCTATTCAGATACTCAAAGCTAAATTTTCCCAAAAAGGTCTTTCGGAGAAAGACCTCGTCGTGCTAAGTG GTGCACATACAATTGGTACGACGGCATGTTTCTTCATGACAGAAAGGTTATACAAGTTTGTGCCTGGAGGAGGTTCTGATCCATCGATTGATCCGAGTTTCCTCCCTGAATTAATGGGAGCTTGCCCACGAAACGGGGACGTTAATGCTCGATTACCGATGGATCGGGGAAGCGGCGAGGAGTTTGATAACAATATTTTACAGAATGTTAGGAGTGGGTTCGCTGTGTTACGATCTGATGCTAGTTTATACGAAGATGTTGATACAAGGAATATTGTCGATTCCTATTTTGGGATTTTTAGCCCATTTTTTGGGACATCTTTTGAGGATGATTTTGCTAATGCAATGGTCAAAATGGGTAGAATTGATGTGCTAACTGGAAAACAAGGAAAAATTAGAAGTGTATGTTCCACATTTTGA
- the LOC125877161 gene encoding serine carboxypeptidase-like 42, with translation MGNMQYFFLIRLFVFIIILNIGNGQYPIEDLVDNLPGQPKVGFRQYAGYVDVDEKAGRSLFYYFVEAEKDAHKLPLTLWLNGGPGCSSIGGGAFTELGPFFPRGDGHGLRRNTKSWNKASNLLFIESPAGVGWSYSNTSSDYTCGDESTAKDMLNFMLKWYEKFSELKSRPLFLTGESYAGHYIPQLANVILDYNKQSKDFKFNLKGVAIGNPLLRVDRDVPAVYEYYWSHGMISDELFLIIKENCDFDDYEFPVPHNVSITCNQAIDEAYKLISDYVNVYDVILDVCYPSIVQQELRLHKQVTKMSVGVDVCMTSERYFYFNLPEVQKALHANRTNLPYEWSMCSDVLNYSQSDGDIDMLPSLKNIIQHDVPLWIFSGDQDSVVPLIGSRTLVRELARDLKFKTTVPYGAWFHKGQVGGWQVEYGEKLTFATVRGAAHMVPYAQPSRALHLFTTFVHGRRLPNTTHIPINSSFNLKN, from the exons ATGGGAAAtatgcaatatttttttcttataagaTTATTtgtgtttattattattttgaatattggAAATGGACAATATCCAATAGAAGATTTGGTGGACAATTTACCAGGGCAACCAAAAGTTGGATTTAGACAATATGCTGGATATGTGGATGTTGATGAAAAGGCTGGAAGAAGTTTGTTTTATTACTTTGTTGAAGCTGAAAAAGATGCTCATAAACTACCTCTAACTCTTTGGTTAAATGGAg GTCCAGGATGTTCATCAATTGGAGGAGGTGCCTTTACAGAACTAGGACCATTTTTTCCTAGAGGTGATGGCCATGGTCTCAGAAGAAATACTAAATCTTGGAATAAag CATCAAATCTGTTATTTATTGAATCTCCTGCTGGGGTTGGATGGTCTTATTCAAACACATCTAGTGATTATACTTGTGGAGATGAATCTACtg cCAAGGATatgctcaatttcatgctcaaATGGTACGAAAAGTTTTCAGAATTAAAATCTAGACCCTTGTTCCTTACGGGTGAAAGTTATGCAG GACATTATATACCACAGTTGGCAAATGTCATACTAGACTACAACAAGCAGTCCAAGGATTTTAAGTTTAACCTAAAGGGAGTAGCT atTGGAAATCCACTTTTGAGAGTAGACAGAGATGTTCCAGCAGTGTATGAATATTACTGGTCACATGGAATGATATCAGATGAGTTATTTTTGATAATCAAAGAGAATTGtgattttgatgattatgaattCCCAGTTCCTCATAATGTATCAATTACATGCAATCAAGCTATTGATGAAGCTTATAAACTAATTTCTGACTACGTTAATGTCTACGACGTTATTTTGGATGTTTGTTATCCATCTATCGTTCAACAAGAGCTGCGTTTACACAAACAA GTAACTAAGATGAGTGTGGGAGTAGATGTTTGCATGACATCAGAAAGATACTTCTATTTCAACCTTCCTGAAGTTCAAAAGGCTCTTCATGCTAATCGTACTAATTTACCTTATGAATGGAGCATGTGCAGTGA TGTGCTGAATTACTCTCAATCAGATGGTGACATTGATATGCTTCCATCcctcaaaaatattattcaacaTGATGTACCTCTTTGGATATTCAG TGGGGATCAAGATTCAGTGGTACCACTAATAGGTTCACGAACATTGGTTCGTGAATTAGCTCGGGATCTAAAGTTCAAGACCACCGTACCCTATGGGGCATGGTTTCACAAAGGGCAGGTAGGAGGATGGCAAGTGGAATATGGagaaaaactcacatttgcAACAGTAAGAGGAGCAGCTCATATGGTGCCATATGCACAACCATCAAGGGCTTTGCATCTTTTCACCACATTTGTTCATGGAAGAAGATTGCCTAACACCACTCATATTCCAATTAATTCATCattcaatttgaaaaattaa